In a single window of the Methanofollis ethanolicus genome:
- a CDS encoding type IV pilin N-terminal domain-containing protein, whose translation MKGLNSRDGGISEVFGVMLILTITLIVACVVTVFAGGFSPDTKTDAISANIVASDLYMDRDNSCAYILFDHISGDPVDLNAVVITLGRRDSAKMTTRITNADQPTGFDETGSRLTHYLKNYGEDKSTITAGDRFVLYADDCDDEGIYWQNEDADERFSVRMNDYITYRIVDTRSNRPISSGKIPVSSTG comes from the coding sequence ATGAAGGGATTAAACTCACGCGACGGTGGCATATCCGAAGTCTTCGGGGTCATGCTCATACTTACGATCACGCTCATTGTTGCCTGCGTTGTGACTGTATTTGCAGGCGGATTTTCGCCGGATACAAAAACGGATGCAATATCTGCAAATATCGTCGCTTCCGATCTGTACATGGACAGGGACAATTCCTGCGCATATATATTGTTTGACCACATAAGCGGCGATCCGGTCGATCTGAATGCCGTCGTGATAACACTCGGACGGCGTGATTCAGCAAAAATGACGACCCGCATCACAAACGCGGATCAACCGACGGGATTTGATGAGACCGGGAGCAGACTGACGCATTACCTCAAGAATTACGGAGAAGACAAGAGCACAATAACCGCTGGAGACAGGTTTGTTCTTTATGCCGACGACTGCGATGATGAGGGCATATATTGGCAGAACGAAGATGCCGACGAAAGATTTTCCGTCCGCATGAACGACTACATCACGTACCGGATCGTCGATACCAGGTCGAACAGGCCGATAAGTTCGGGTAAAATACCGGTTTCCAGTACCGGGTGA
- a CDS encoding type IV pilin: MNAKDHHLDESAVSPVIGEMLMIVLALLLVSLFSLTLLDFLPSERSPWVDITMNNSCENVTLWHKGGDWIKRSDLQVVIIKDKRTYSIPSSDDSFKLVDLNGNPSDSNSFDIGDRINVQPGDITFKGGEIVRLVSKRGVVFSGVTAPPPEAGGG, from the coding sequence ATGAATGCAAAGGATCATCATCTTGATGAATCTGCAGTGTCCCCGGTCATCGGCGAGATGCTGATGATCGTGCTTGCCCTGCTGCTGGTCTCCCTTTTTTCTCTGACGCTGCTCGATTTCCTTCCCTCTGAGAGAAGTCCCTGGGTGGATATCACGATGAACAATTCCTGTGAGAACGTTACGTTGTGGCACAAAGGAGGGGACTGGATTAAGAGATCCGATCTCCAGGTCGTTATCATAAAGGATAAACGGACCTACTCCATACCATCATCTGACGATTCGTTTAAACTGGTTGACCTGAATGGCAACCCATCGGATAGCAATTCGTTCGATATCGGGGATAGAATTAATGTTCAACCTGGCGACATCACGTTTAAGGGCGGTGAGATTGTCCGCCTGGTGAGCAAAAGGGGCGTCGTATTTTCGGGAGTGACTGCCCCTCCCCCGGAGGCGGGAGGCGGTTAA
- a CDS encoding type IV pilin N-terminal domain-containing protein, whose amino-acid sequence MNSRWEDAVSPVIGVMLMLAITIIIAAVVSSFVSGASTQFEKTPQASLLVYCDGSGGDFNIIFEHLSGDPIRSEDLKVTTWIRDEDGTVTKHVQSDKSPRSSGITPGVRVPFVYDAQKGIVQDMEFGEAVWRPGMIAGTGNKAATAEFLGVSEEDLEKFIASDTPVEITIVHTPSGNIILQKDFVLEEA is encoded by the coding sequence ATGAACAGCAGATGGGAAGATGCCGTATCCCCGGTTATCGGCGTCATGCTGATGCTCGCGATAACAATCATTATTGCAGCAGTCGTGTCGTCATTCGTAAGCGGAGCGTCCACGCAGTTTGAGAAAACACCCCAAGCAAGCCTGCTTGTGTACTGCGACGGATCCGGAGGCGATTTCAACATCATTTTCGAACATCTCAGCGGGGATCCCATCCGTTCCGAAGATCTGAAGGTCACCACCTGGATCAGGGATGAGGACGGTACCGTCACGAAACACGTGCAATCGGACAAGTCCCCTCGTTCGTCCGGCATCACGCCCGGGGTGCGGGTTCCATTCGTCTACGATGCACAGAAGGGGATTGTTCAAGATATGGAGTTCGGGGAGGCCGTCTGGAGACCGGGGATGATTGCAGGCACCGGCAATAAAGCAGCAACTGCAGAGTTTCTGGGTGTGTCAGAAGAGGATCTGGAGAAATTCATAGCATCCGACACACCGGTCGAGATAACAATCGTCCATACCCCAAGCGGGAATATCATCCTTCAGAAAGACTTTGTGCTCGAGGAGGCGTAG
- a CDS encoding DUF5658 family protein codes for MTDAGTDRLYLYLFVLFAVLLLLDVVTTTRILLMGGMELNPLMGSVVYSVPLHIGVKALFFGAMVLWARWWDVRILHARIMVLMLLCAWFTFVVVHNLGSLVPHLPG; via the coding sequence ATGACAGATGCCGGAACCGACCGTCTGTACCTCTATCTCTTCGTGCTTTTTGCCGTGCTGCTGCTCCTTGATGTTGTCACCACGACCCGGATCCTGCTTATGGGGGGGATGGAGCTGAATCCACTGATGGGGAGTGTTGTATATTCCGTTCCCCTGCACATCGGGGTGAAGGCTCTCTTTTTTGGTGCGATGGTCCTGTGGGCGAGGTGGTGGGATGTACGGATCCTTCATGCCAGGATCATGGTTCTCATGCTTCTCTGTGCATGGTTCACGTTCGTGGTCGTCCATAATCTTGGTTCCCTTGTCCCTCACCTACCGGGGTGA
- a CDS encoding DNA-3-methyladenine glycosylase family protein, whose amino-acid sequence MDGYRSLQLRADCPFDVTHTVACGQAPRWEQIGDWWYGVVGDSVIKTRQTGDQVCFSGCSEKFFENYFSWDYNLLGFYDAFAGDQYLSQAIRENHGLRIIHQDPWECVCFQLSINKARVVPGVDSFTRISRKLGDKIELDGRTFYTFPDAGTIVERGLPALKSCNLGYKAENIFLAAKKVVDNPLWAQEVAHMDVEDARSLLTEFKGVKPLVAEWILLFAFGRYELFPVDSHIRDIIRRLYLSHVHFGRAPYAKMDKFIQEYASNHFGEYSGYVLEYLFASRHSL is encoded by the coding sequence ATGGATGGGTATCGTTCGCTACAACTCCGGGCGGATTGCCCGTTTGATGTAACTCACACCGTTGCCTGCGGACAGGCTCCGCGCTGGGAGCAGATCGGCGACTGGTGGTATGGAGTTGTCGGCGACTCCGTGATCAAGACGCGGCAGACCGGAGATCAGGTCTGTTTTTCAGGCTGTTCCGAAAAATTCTTCGAGAATTACTTTTCCTGGGACTACAATCTCCTGGGCTTCTATGACGCCTTTGCCGGGGACCAGTACCTCAGTCAGGCAATCCGGGAAAATCATGGCTTGAGAATTATCCATCAGGACCCCTGGGAATGCGTCTGTTTTCAACTGTCGATAAATAAAGCGCGTGTTGTCCCCGGGGTGGATAGTTTCACCCGGATCTCCCGGAAATTGGGCGATAAAATCGAACTTGACGGCCGTACTTTTTATACGTTTCCGGATGCCGGGACGATTGTTGAAAGGGGCCTTCCCGCGCTGAAATCATGTAATCTCGGCTACAAAGCGGAGAATATCTTCCTTGCCGCAAAAAAAGTCGTTGACAACCCGTTGTGGGCGCAGGAGGTCGCGCATATGGATGTGGAAGATGCAAGATCTCTCTTAACGGAATTTAAGGGGGTCAAACCGCTTGTTGCCGAATGGATCCTGCTTTTCGCATTCGGACGATATGAATTGTTTCCTGTCGATTCGCATATCCGGGATATTATTCGGAGACTGTATCTCTCACATGTCCACTTCGGCAGGGCACCGTATGCGAAGATGGATAAATTCATCCAGGAATACGCGAGTAACCATTTCGGTGAATATTCCGGGTACGTACTGGAATATCTCTTTGCGTCACGTCACTCTCTGTGA
- a CDS encoding outer membrane protein assembly factor BamB family protein — protein MTGYAGFEEPEGLTKVNLTCIDWYNGQLSVDWVQDLPRTNISSGYYSNSWSSAATDGTYAYASSDNKTICVRVSDGQLMWTFTMYHDNCNGGPTVTDDYVFCSDWGGNYYCLYKNNGTMKWVFNNADTWDYDMTNSQATPAFDPTEGDEGKIYVTGWGYDNVTQHTGYLYKVDVAAGTEDWSYGVGDSESFCGSVSVDDDCIFVASYSFGSNGKLYKISKDGSSVTSQSIERTDATPSIDKARDRVYVSGGWNGGIYGSATPGVRCYSSSNLNLLWSRLNANMGGWTCSVAIADEDADGEPVVFAGRETGNNNYPSYCYNTTYALYDAYNGGTSWSYPAGGATAAIAWDEVYTVDHEGDLCIFS, from the coding sequence ATGACCGGATACGCCGGGTTCGAGGAACCGGAAGGACTTACGAAGGTCAACCTGACCTGCATCGACTGGTACAATGGTCAGCTGTCCGTCGACTGGGTTCAGGATCTGCCACGTACGAATATATCTTCCGGTTATTATTCCAACTCCTGGTCCTCGGCGGCAACCGACGGAACATATGCGTATGCATCGTCCGACAACAAGACGATCTGCGTACGGGTTTCGGATGGTCAGTTGATGTGGACCTTTACGATGTATCATGACAACTGCAACGGCGGACCGACGGTCACCGACGATTACGTCTTCTGCAGTGACTGGGGCGGCAATTACTACTGCCTTTACAAGAACAACGGCACCATGAAGTGGGTCTTCAACAACGCGGATACGTGGGACTATGATATGACAAATTCCCAGGCAACGCCGGCATTCGACCCGACCGAGGGTGACGAAGGAAAGATCTACGTCACGGGATGGGGCTATGATAATGTCACCCAGCACACAGGTTACCTGTACAAGGTGGATGTTGCCGCAGGCACGGAAGACTGGAGTTATGGCGTAGGGGATTCCGAATCGTTCTGCGGTTCCGTGTCGGTCGATGACGACTGTATCTTTGTTGCATCGTACAGTTTCGGGAGCAACGGGAAATTGTATAAGATCAGCAAAGACGGGTCGTCCGTCACCAGCCAGTCCATCGAGCGTACCGATGCCACACCGTCCATCGATAAAGCACGCGACCGCGTCTATGTATCCGGCGGGTGGAACGGCGGAATCTATGGAAGCGCGACTCCCGGTGTCAGGTGTTACAGTTCTTCAAACCTGAACCTGCTCTGGAGTCGTCTCAATGCTAATATGGGCGGATGGACATGCTCGGTAGCCATCGCAGACGAAGATGCGGATGGAGAACCGGTCGTCTTTGCCGGAAGGGAAACGGGCAATAACAATTATCCCTCGTACTGCTATAACACCACGTATGCGCTCTATGATGCCTATAATGGTGGTACAAGCTGGAGTTATCCGGCAGGAGGAGCGACCGCGGCCATTGCATGGGATGAAGTTTACACCGTCGATCATGAAGGTGATCTCTGCATATTCAGCTGA
- a CDS encoding type IV pilin, with protein sequence MKKTKGNHETEAVSPVVGVMLMIVVTVIIAAVVSGFAGDMGLDKKTGPDVVLSGPVLDFDSSATPGELIDIKTYAKYDNYPNRPEVWLRDASYVVRLPSTVTDQHGLTFTHRGGDPIDLKDLQMEFSTGDLGIMVDYDSTRVQVQQTEPFEPKYKVGDTFDSPRGPRTVTRMTITYRDRPDDAAPTLDELMEQLKNCPHSGYFVKISPETPDDTIIRTGDQFKIYTDDTTGDNWAIACTNHGHSESMGIESGTGVKWTLSHKPSGQILAQGDLNFPDAEGGGYPI encoded by the coding sequence ATGAAAAAGACAAAGGGCAATCACGAAACAGAGGCGGTCTCGCCGGTCGTCGGGGTGATGCTGATGATCGTGGTGACCGTCATCATCGCGGCGGTGGTCTCCGGGTTTGCCGGGGACATGGGGCTCGACAAGAAGACCGGGCCGGATGTTGTGCTATCGGGACCGGTGCTTGATTTCGATTCGAGCGCAACACCGGGAGAATTGATTGATATTAAAACGTATGCAAAGTATGATAATTATCCAAATCGGCCAGAGGTGTGGTTGCGGGATGCTAGCTACGTAGTACGCCTGCCATCAACGGTGACCGACCAGCACGGACTGACCTTCACTCATCGGGGAGGGGATCCGATCGACCTCAAAGATCTCCAGATGGAATTCAGCACGGGAGACCTGGGTATTATGGTCGACTATGACTCAACGAGGGTACAGGTGCAGCAGACGGAGCCGTTTGAACCAAAGTATAAAGTAGGGGATACATTCGACTCACCGCGGGGCCCCCGGACCGTCACACGTATGACGATCACCTATCGCGATCGCCCCGATGATGCGGCACCCACGCTGGATGAGCTGATGGAGCAACTGAAGAACTGCCCGCACTCTGGCTACTTCGTCAAGATAAGTCCCGAGACGCCGGATGACACGATCATACGCACGGGAGACCAGTTCAAGATATACACAGACGACACAACGGGAGACAACTGGGCGATTGCATGCACGAACCACGGCCATTCCGAGAGTATGGGTATTGAATCCGGTACGGGCGTCAAGTGGACTCTTTCCCACAAGCCGTCCGGACAGATTCTTGCACAGGGAGACCTTAACTTCCCGGATGCAGAGGGAGGGGGATATCCTATCTAG
- a CDS encoding transposase — protein sequence MFDGILYVLATERIRHDVPAKYGTKSAVHRYHLEPREKGVSQAIILDLLRSALHRDSVRLKRRISYLKAIVALAHKMLRLL from the coding sequence GTGTTCGACGGCATCCTGTACGTCCTGGCCACCGAACGCATCCGGCACGACGTTCCGGCGAAATACGGTACGAAATCGGCGGTTCACCGGTATCACCTTGAACCCCGCGAGAAGGGAGTGTCCCAGGCGATCATCCTCGACCTGCTCCGATCAGCATTGCACCGAGACTCTGTTCGGTTAAAGCGGAGAATCAGCTACCTCAAAGCAATTGTAGCCCTCGCCCATAAAATGCTCCGGTTGCTCTGA